A segment of the Bacillus thuringiensis genome:
CCTTAAGATATCCAACTTCTTTCATATGTTTAAGCAATTTTCCAATATAAATTGATTCAACAATTGGATAGTTAAAATTATCCAATTGTTGTAAATACTTTCTAGTAAAAGATGAATCAACATGAACATCCCATTTATACTGATTAGATTCCACGTTTATTAATTCAGTAATAATTGTTGATAATTCATCCTTTAGTTCATTGTTTCGATATATTGTATCGATAAATGTATTAAATTTATCTTCTGGAAGCACGTTAATCCTAATTCCTATTGAATCTAACACTGCTTTGATATCAACCATTTTTACTTGATTGTGATTAAACAGATGAAAAACATTACCACATGATTCCTCTGTTTTTAAAATTTTAACAATAGCTTTACTACATATATCTACAGGCGTAAATTCAATTAATTGGTTTAGAAGATAATCTGGTATCGCTTTAAAATCAACTAAAAATTTAAATTTACGATAAAACGCATTTTCTTCTATATTCTCTTGGAAAACCCCATCAGTAAATCTTCCAGTTAAATTACCAACCCGATAAATACTAGCTTGTAAACCATTTCTCTGCGCTTCAAATATTCGTGATTCAGCTTCAAATTTACTATTAAGATAAACATTGTCAAAAATATCTTGTTTAATATAGAGGTTATTTTCTGTGAAATGCCTTTGATATTGATTCATCGTTCGAGTGCCCGAAATACTAATTGTAGAAATATAGTGAAAATAAATATCATGATTAGAACAGAAATCTATCATTTTTTCTGTTCCCTTAATATTTATTTTGTTAAACTCATCTTTATCGCCATAGTGTTTAACAATAGCAGCAGCATGAATTACTGTATCTATTGTATTGCCAAGTTGTATATAGTCATCTTTTACCATCCCTAAATTATCTTGCTTTATATCACCTGCGATAATTTTTATTCTATGTTTGATATCATTCCAGTTTTCCAATAATGTATCATTAAAATATAACCTTATCTTATTTAAAAAGCGTTCTTCTGTAACCGGTCCTCGTACCAAACAGTGGATTGTT
Coding sequences within it:
- a CDS encoding SDR family oxidoreductase, which translates into the protein MCIWKTCHYSLNGKLDRKALPKEEVILNQEEYVAPRNEIEAKMVQIWSEVLGIEDNRIGVTNDFFELGGHSISILKALTKMYFHGWNISVKDFYTTPTIRNLVEKIKLVKDSAEVVHHPEIMNINSPNNRQIMPSGNMKIMDNILVTGATGFLGIHIIRELLEETDATIHCLVRGPVTEERFLNKIRLYFNDTLLENWNDIKHRIKIIAGDIKQDNLGMVKDDYIQLGNTIDTVIHAAAIVKHYGDKDEFNKINIKGTEKMIDFCSNHDIYFHYISTISISGTRTMNQYQRHFTENNLYIKQDIFDNVYLNSKFEAESRIFEAQRNGLQASIYRVGNLTGRFTDGVFQENIEENAFYRKFKFLVDFKAIPDYLLNQLIEFTPVDICSKAIVKILKTEESCGNVFHLFNHNQVKMVDIKAVLDSIGIRINVLPEDKFNTFIDTIYRNNELKDELSTIITELINVESNQYKWDVHVDSSFTRKYLQQLDNFNYPIVESIYIGKLLKHMKEVGYLKGK